ATCCAGCGTCTCGTCATTGCGCGTGAGATCGGCTGCCCAAGAGGATAAAAACGAGAATGGGGAAGGAGACAAGGCATGATTAAAAAACTATTAGTAGCAAACCGAGGCGAAATTGCCGTTCGTATATTTAAAACATGTGAGAAACTTGGGATTAAGACAGTTGCTGTCTTTTCAGATGCAGATGAAGCGAGTGTTCATACAAGAGCAGCCGATGAAGCCCGCTGGGTTGGCGGTTCCCGTGTGAAGGAAAGCTATTTGAACATGGATAAAATCCTTGAAGTGGCCAAGGAGACTGGTGCTGACGCCATCCATCCGGGATACGGATTTTTATCCGAAAACCCTGAATTCAGTAAGCGTGTAAAAGAAGCCGGGATTACATTCATCGGTCCAAACGAAGAGATTATGGAAACAATGGGCAATAAAATCGCAGCCCGGGAAGCCATGATCAAGGCTGACGTTCCGGTCGTACCGGGTAAAAACCTTGTGTCTGCTGACGAGAAAGAAGCAGCCGCTGTTTGTGAGGAAATCGGTTATCCGGTCATGATCAAAGCCGCTTCCGGCGGGGGCGGCATCGGAATGCAGCGGGTTGACCATAAGGATGAACTTATTAAGGTCCTTCCTTCTGTAATCAAAAAAGCAGAAACGTTCTTCGGTTCTGCAGAACTTTATGTAGAGAAATTTATTGAAAATCCACGTCATATTGAAGCACAGGTTGTGGGAGATACATTTGGAAACGTTCAATGCCTAGGGGAGCGCGATTGCTCAATTCAACGGAGAAATCAAAAAATCATCGAGGAAGCACCAGCAGCAAACCTGAGTGAAGAAACAAGAAAATCGCTGTTTGCCTATGCTGAAAAAGCTGCAAAAGATATCGGCTACACTAATGTTGGAACAATCGAGTTCCTTGTGGATGAGCAGGAGAATATTTATTTCCTTGAGATGAATACCCGCCTGCAAGTAGAGCATCCGGTCACAGAAGAAGTCACTGGTATCGATCTTGTCGAATGGCAGATAAGAATTGCTGAAAAAAAGAGGATTTCAGAACTTAAAGAGCGAAATGTGTCATATGAACACGCGATTGAAGTTCGGATTTATGCTGAAGATCCAGTAACCTTCTTCCCTTCACCGGGTAAACTGAAGCGCTGGTCTTTCCCGGATATGGACCAGATCCGCTATGACTCCGGTGTAGAAGAAGGCATTCAGGTGACTCCGTTCTATGATCCAATGCTCGCGAAGGTAATTGCAAAAGGTCATTCAAGAAGCGATGCTGTTGAGCAGCTGGCCGTCTGTCTTGAAAAAGCTGAGGTAGAAGGCATTAAAACGAACATTCCAATGCTTTTGGAAACACTGCAGCACGATGTGTTCAAAAAAGGAAACGCCACCACTCAATTCGTACAAAAATACGTGATTGAGAAGAACCGTACACAAGTATAAGCATAGGAGTGAGTTACGAATGAAAGAAGTAAAGACAAATATGGCAGGTAACGTATGGAAAGTTCAAGTAGCAGCAGGAGACGAAGTAACAGCCGGACAGGAAGTTGTCATTCTTGAATCAATGAAAATGGAAATTCCGATTACTGCTGAAGAAGACGGTACTGTTGAAGAAGTGAAAGTAGAAGAAGGCAGCTTCGTTAACGAAGATGACGTTTTACTTACATTAAAATAAAATCAAATCAAATCACATGTTAAGGAGTCGCAACGTTGCTGCTCCTTAACTGTTGAAGGCACTGAAAAAATTTGGTCTTTACCTTTTCCAGTGCCTTCTGAGCAATGTGCGGAGCGGTTGCATTTTTTAAAAGCCTGTTACGAGTGGGTTACTCGTAACAGGCGCGCAACCGGATGGAGCCATTGTCACTTAAATAAAAGGCAATGAAAAAGTTGGTTTGTACTTTTTCAGTGGCCTCAACTGTTTTAGAGGAGGTTCCAATGAACTATCCTGAACGAGTACTCATAAAAGAAGTAGGACCCCGGGACGGCCTGCAGAACGAAAAGGTGTTCCTCCCGACTCAAACTAAGATCGACTGGATCAATCAGTTATCAAAGACAGGGTTATCCTATATCGAAATCACATCATTTGTTAACCCAAAGTGGATTCCTGCTCTTTCTGACTGCTATGAAGTAGCAAAGGGAATAACGCGGGAGCCCGGTGTAACCTATGCTGCCCTGGTCCCGAATATGAAGGGGCTCGAGAAAGCTCTTCTGGCAGACGTAGACGAAGTCGCTGTTTTTATGTCAGCAAGCGACACACATAACAAGAAAAACATTAACAAATCCATAGAAGAAACGTTTCCTGTACTGGAAGAAACGATCCGGGAAGCGAAAGCATCAGGCAAAAAAGTAAGAGGCTACCTTTCCACTGTCTTCGGCTGCCCTTATGAAGGACACGTCTCTCCCGAGCAGGCAGAAAAAGTCACAACAAAGCTTCTTGAGATGGGTGTATACGAAGTCTCGCTGGGAGATACGATTGGTGTTGGAAACCCCCGTCAGGTTGAGAGCAATCTGAATCAATGGACTGCTTCGATACCTAAAGAGAACCTGGCCCTTCATTTTCATAATACAAGAGGGATGGCTCTTGCCAATACCCTTGTAGGAATGAGTGCGGGGATTACAACGATTGACGGATCCCTGGGCGGCCTGGGAGGTTGTCCGTACGCTAAAGGTGCTTCGGGAAATTTGGCTACCGATGACCTGATTCACATGCTCAGTGAGATGGGCATTGATTCAGGGATTGACCTTGGCTCTCTGGTGAATGCCGGCCATTTTATTGAAACGTCTCTTGAAAAGCCGCTGATCAGTCATCAAATGGAAATAGCACGAGCACAAAAAGCGGAACAAACAAGCTAACAGAACGGAGTGGATACCATGAGTTTAGTGAACCTGGAACTTCGGGACGATCATATTGCATGGCTTAAAATCAACCGTCCGGAGGCTGCAAACTCTCTTAATAAACATGTCCTTGATCAAATTGCGGGACATGTTAAGGAGCTTTCGTTAAATCCAAAAGTCAGAGCTCTTGTATTAACCTCTGCCGGTGAAAAAGTATTCAGTGCCGGCGCAGATTTAAAAGAGCGGAGAGAACTGAGGGTGGAAGAAGTTCCCTTTGCAGTTAAACGGATCAGAGAGACGATTGATCTTGTGGATGATTTCCCCGCGCCTACAATTTGTGCATTAAATGGACCGGCCTTTGGTGGCGGGTTTGAGCTGGCCCTTGCATGTGATATCCGAATTTGCACTCCTCATACAACGTTTGCTCTTACTGAGACGTCCCTGGCCATTATCCCCGGTGCAGGCGGAACACAGCGCCTTCCAAGAGCCATTGGCATGTCCAGGGCAAAAGAGATGATTTTCACCAGTAAAAAAATCGATGCACAAACTGCAGAACAATGGGGTCTCGTAAGCAGTGTAAGTACTTCTGATTCATTATACAAAGAAGTTAAAGCGCTTACAGATCAAATGGTGAGATGTGGTCCTGTGGCACTGAGGCAGGCGAAGTTTGCCATGAATCAAGGTGCCGGAACGGATTTGAAAACGGGGATTGCCATCGAAGCAAAAGCATATGAAATCACGATTCCGACAGAAGACCGTATAGAGGGACTTGAAGCATTTAAAGAAAAAAGAAAACCGCAATATACAGGCAGATAAGCAGGGAGAGAGGAGTAAGTTTATGAGCAATGAAGTGCAGTGGCAGGAAAAAGTAGAACAGATAGAGCGTGGCGGTGGTGAAAGATACCATCAAAAGAACGCAGAAAAAGGAAAAATGTTTGTCCGTGACAGACTCAAAATGCTTTTTGATGAAGGATCCTGGGCGGAGGACGGACTGTTTGCAAACTCAGAACAAGAAGGGCTTCCGGCAGACGGGGTTGTTACAGCAACAGGTAAGATTAACGGTCAGACAGTTTGTGTAATGGCAAATGACTCAACCGTTAAAGCCGGTTCCTGGGGTGCCAGAACAGTAGAAAAAATCATCCGTATCCAGGAAACTGCGGAAAAGCTTGAAGTGCCGATTCTTTACCTTGTAGACTCTGCAGGTGCAAGAATCACAGATCAACTGGAGATGTTCCCAAACCGCAGGGGAGCAGGAAAAATCTTTTACAATCAGGTGAAGCTGTCAGGAAAAGTGCCTCAAATCTGTCTATTGTTCGGACCTTCTGCTGCGGGCGGAGCCTACATTCCGGCGTTTTGTGACGTCGTAATGATGGTGGATGGAAATGCGTCCATGTATCTTGGCTCCCCGCGAATGGCTGAAATGGTTATCGGCGAAAAAGTTTCACTTGAGGAAATGGGAGGGGCAAAAATGCACTGCTCGGTTTCCGGTTGCGGTGACATTCTCGTTGCATCTGAAGAAGAAGCCATTGAGAAAGCCAAACAGTACTTATCCTACTTCCCAGGCAACTATAAAAATAAGACGAAGACTGTGAAGGCAAAGCCTGTTCCTGAATTTGAGAAAAGCCTGGAAGAGCTGATTCCCAAAAATCAGAACGCACCGTTTGAAATGAAGGATTTAATCGCACGCATTACGGACGAAGGTAGCTTCTTTGAGATGAAGGCGTTATTCGCCAAAGAGCTGATCACGGGGTTTGCCCGCATTAACGGTGAGGCTGTTGGTATCATTGCCAATCAGCCTCGTCAGAAAGGCGGAGTGCTGTTCCACGATTCTGCTGATAAAGCAGCACGTTTTATCACGCTTTGTGATGCCTATCATATTCCGCTTTTATTCCTTGCCGATGTGCCGGGATTCATGATAGGAACCAAGGTTGAAAAAGCAGGCATAATCCGCCACGGTGCAAAAATGATTTCTGCTATGTCTGAAGCGACTGTCCCAAAAATCAGTGTCATCGTAAGAAAAGCATATGGAGCAGGCCTTTATGCCATGGCAGGCCCTGCCTTTGAACCTGACTGCTGTATTGCCTTACCATCTGCACAAATTGCCGTGATGGGGCCGGAAGCTGCCGTAAATGCCGTATACGCAAATAAAATTGCTGAACTGGCGCCTGAAGACCGCCCGGCATTCATCCAGGAAAAGCGCAAAGAATATCAGGAAAACATTGATATTTACCGATTGGCTTCAGAGTTAATTGTGGACGAAATTGTCCCTGCCAATAAATTAAGAGAAGAACTCGAGCAGCGTCTCGACCTTTACCGCACAAAAAACCAGGTATTTACCGACCGAAAGCACCCGGTTTATCCAGTGTAGACTTCGATTTAATTCTTGCTCATGAATTTCAAGTCAGATAGAAGAGGCTCACCGGCGCCCCCGCGGAAAGGGAACGCAATGGAGCGGAAATCAGTACCAGAGTTTACCAGATCATATTTTTAAGGAGGGGAAAGAACATGAAACAGATTCATTCTTCTTTTGAGGAAGCCGTAAGTGAAATTAAAGATGGAGCCACACTTCTTGTTGGCGGATTCGGTTTATGCGGTATTCCGGAAAATTTAATCAAAGCATTACGGGAACACGGAGCAAAACATCTAACAGTTATTTCAAACAACTGCGGTGTCGATGACTGGGGTCTCGGCCTGCTCCTCGAAAACAAGCAGATTGATAAAATTTACGCTTCCTACGTTGGGGAAAATAAGGAGTTTGAACGTCAAGTGCTGGCCGGAGAGCTGGAAGTGGAACTGGTTCCACAAGGCTCCCTTGCCGAGCGGATCCGTGCCGGTGGTGCAGGAATACCTGCATTCTATACTCCCGCAGGGGTAGGAACGAAAGTAGCAGAGGGTAAAGAAGTGCGCACGTTTAATGGCAAGGAGTATTTACTTGAAGAGGCCTTCACAGCTGATTTCAGCCTGGTAAGGGCGTACAAAGGTGATACACATGGAAACCTGGTATACAGAAAAACTGCTCAAAACTTTAATCCTCTTGTTGCGGCTGCAGGAAAAGTGACAATTGCTGAAGTGGAAGAGCTGGTGGAGGTTGGAGAGCTCGATCCTGAGAAAATTCACACTCCAAGCATATATGTGAACCAATTGATCGTTGGAGAACAGGAAAAACGGATTGAAAGACGGACATTGGCTCAAGTATAAAGAGAGGAGGCAACAAATATGAGTGTAGTCGACCGCCACAAAGTAAGAGAGCTTATAGCAAGACGTGCAGAAAAAGAAATTCATGATGGTGACTATGTAAATTTAGGAATTGGAATGCCGACGATGGTAGCCAATTATATTACGGAAAACAAACAGGTGGTTCTTCAATCTGAGAACGGGCTTCTGGGAATAGGGCCCTATCCAACAGAGGAAGAACTTGATGCCGATCTGATTAATGCAGGTAAGGAAACCGTGACTGCTATCAAAGGAGCATCATACTTCAGCAGCGCAGAATCCTTTGCCATGATCCGCGGCGGGCATATTGATGTTGCGATTCTGGGAGCAATGGAAGTTGCTGAAAACGGTGATCTGGCAAATTGGATGATCCCGGGTAAAATGATCAAAGGGATGGGCGGAGCGATGGATCTTGTTCACGGAGCGAAGAAAGTAGTCGTGATCATGGAACACGTCAATCGTGCCGGAGAGCCTAAGATTCTAAAGGAGTGCGCCCTTCCTCTGACAGGAAAACAGGTTGTCAACCGAATTATTACAGACCGTGCAGTACTTGATGTGACGGAAGAAGGCCTTGTGTTAAAAGAGATTATTGGTGATTACTCAGTCGAGGATATTCAAAAAGCAACTGAACCTACTTTGATTATTGATGATGAGCTAAAGAAACAGCATTCTTAAAATGACAGGAAACCGGCTGAGGAGCCGGTTTTTCTTTTGGCTGGGAAGTAAAAGTGACAGGACTGACAGGACTTCCAAGCGTAAAAAGGTGCCGGCTAAGTGTAAAAAAAGTGAGTCAAAGTGTGAAAAGGGGGGTCTAAAGTAAAAACCGAGCTAAACGTAAAAGATGCTGTCAAAGTGTAAAAACGGAGCCTTAAAGTGCAAAAAGGCAGTCGCTAAGTGTAAGAAACGCGAGTCTAAACGTAAAAACCCTCGGGCCATGCGAAAAATTCTCAGGCAATACGCGAAAAAATATCCAGCATGGGTAAAACAAACCCACGGACCAATGAGACCATTTATATCTCACCTATTTTGCAACATCATTTCTCCCCCTTTAAAACTCCGAAATTTATTCCTTAAATTGCTATCTTCCTTTACACATAGACATTGTTTTTTAAACCAAACTATGTGTACAGAGGAGGTGAGAAACATGGCAAACCAAAACCAACTTGTTGTACCTGGTGTACAACAAGCCCTTGACCAAATGAAGTACGAAATCGCTCAGGAATTCGGTGTAGAACTTGGCCCGGATTCTACTGCACGCTCTAACGGATCTGTAGGTGGAGAGATCACTAAGCGTCTGGTACAACAAGCTGAACAGCAATTCGGACAGCGCTAATCAATAACTGAATAACATGGCTGTAAAGGGGAAGGGAAACCTTTCCCTTTTTAATGTCAGGAGGCTGCTATGAGAGGATCATGCCCTGTCTGTAATGGTTTCAGAGTAATCGGGAAAAACTGTACACAGTGTGGTAAAAAAGCAAAGGATTTCGGTAAATATACCGATTACTTTGATAACTACAGTGCTTATGAAGAAATCGATACAGTAAAACTCACAGACAATATTAAAAACGATCAATCAGAAGGGTTATGCCCTCATTTGTATTACTGCGAAAACTGTCACAAAGAAAGTATTGTATTAATTGAGGAAGTGGCAGAAAAAGAGACGCCACTCTTTTTTGATTAAAAGAGTGGCGTCTTATAAAAGGGGGGGTTACACAATTATCGCAGGCGCAGTTCTGTTTCAGGATCGAAGAAATG
This DNA window, taken from Alteribacter keqinensis, encodes the following:
- a CDS encoding acetyl-CoA carboxylase biotin carboxylase subunit, which codes for MIKKLLVANRGEIAVRIFKTCEKLGIKTVAVFSDADEASVHTRAADEARWVGGSRVKESYLNMDKILEVAKETGADAIHPGYGFLSENPEFSKRVKEAGITFIGPNEEIMETMGNKIAAREAMIKADVPVVPGKNLVSADEKEAAAVCEEIGYPVMIKAASGGGGIGMQRVDHKDELIKVLPSVIKKAETFFGSAELYVEKFIENPRHIEAQVVGDTFGNVQCLGERDCSIQRRNQKIIEEAPAANLSEETRKSLFAYAEKAAKDIGYTNVGTIEFLVDEQENIYFLEMNTRLQVEHPVTEEVTGIDLVEWQIRIAEKKRISELKERNVSYEHAIEVRIYAEDPVTFFPSPGKLKRWSFPDMDQIRYDSGVEEGIQVTPFYDPMLAKVIAKGHSRSDAVEQLAVCLEKAEVEGIKTNIPMLLETLQHDVFKKGNATTQFVQKYVIEKNRTQV
- a CDS encoding acyl-CoA carboxylase subunit beta — translated: MSNEVQWQEKVEQIERGGGERYHQKNAEKGKMFVRDRLKMLFDEGSWAEDGLFANSEQEGLPADGVVTATGKINGQTVCVMANDSTVKAGSWGARTVEKIIRIQETAEKLEVPILYLVDSAGARITDQLEMFPNRRGAGKIFYNQVKLSGKVPQICLLFGPSAAGGAYIPAFCDVVMMVDGNASMYLGSPRMAEMVIGEKVSLEEMGGAKMHCSVSGCGDILVASEEEAIEKAKQYLSYFPGNYKNKTKTVKAKPVPEFEKSLEELIPKNQNAPFEMKDLIARITDEGSFFEMKALFAKELITGFARINGEAVGIIANQPRQKGGVLFHDSADKAARFITLCDAYHIPLLFLADVPGFMIGTKVEKAGIIRHGAKMISAMSEATVPKISVIVRKAYGAGLYAMAGPAFEPDCCIALPSAQIAVMGPEAAVNAVYANKIAELAPEDRPAFIQEKRKEYQENIDIYRLASELIVDEIVPANKLREELEQRLDLYRTKNQVFTDRKHPVYPV
- a CDS encoding enoyl-CoA hydratase-related protein, coding for MSLVNLELRDDHIAWLKINRPEAANSLNKHVLDQIAGHVKELSLNPKVRALVLTSAGEKVFSAGADLKERRELRVEEVPFAVKRIRETIDLVDDFPAPTICALNGPAFGGGFELALACDIRICTPHTTFALTETSLAIIPGAGGTQRLPRAIGMSRAKEMIFTSKKIDAQTAEQWGLVSSVSTSDSLYKEVKALTDQMVRCGPVALRQAKFAMNQGAGTDLKTGIAIEAKAYEITIPTEDRIEGLEAFKEKRKPQYTGR
- a CDS encoding hydroxymethylglutaryl-CoA lyase, whose amino-acid sequence is MNYPERVLIKEVGPRDGLQNEKVFLPTQTKIDWINQLSKTGLSYIEITSFVNPKWIPALSDCYEVAKGITREPGVTYAALVPNMKGLEKALLADVDEVAVFMSASDTHNKKNINKSIEETFPVLEETIREAKASGKKVRGYLSTVFGCPYEGHVSPEQAEKVTTKLLEMGVYEVSLGDTIGVGNPRQVESNLNQWTASIPKENLALHFHNTRGMALANTLVGMSAGITTIDGSLGGLGGCPYAKGASGNLATDDLIHMLSEMGIDSGIDLGSLVNAGHFIETSLEKPLISHQMEIARAQKAEQTS
- a CDS encoding alpha/beta-type small acid-soluble spore protein, coding for MANQNQLVVPGVQQALDQMKYEIAQEFGVELGPDSTARSNGSVGGEITKRLVQQAEQQFGQR
- a CDS encoding acetyl-CoA carboxylase biotin carboxyl carrier protein subunit — translated: MKEVKTNMAGNVWKVQVAAGDEVTAGQEVVILESMKMEIPITAEEDGTVEEVKVEEGSFVNEDDVLLTLK
- a CDS encoding CoA transferase subunit B; translation: MSVVDRHKVRELIARRAEKEIHDGDYVNLGIGMPTMVANYITENKQVVLQSENGLLGIGPYPTEEELDADLINAGKETVTAIKGASYFSSAESFAMIRGGHIDVAILGAMEVAENGDLANWMIPGKMIKGMGGAMDLVHGAKKVVVIMEHVNRAGEPKILKECALPLTGKQVVNRIITDRAVLDVTEEGLVLKEIIGDYSVEDIQKATEPTLIIDDELKKQHS
- a CDS encoding CoA transferase subunit A, giving the protein MKQIHSSFEEAVSEIKDGATLLVGGFGLCGIPENLIKALREHGAKHLTVISNNCGVDDWGLGLLLENKQIDKIYASYVGENKEFERQVLAGELEVELVPQGSLAERIRAGGAGIPAFYTPAGVGTKVAEGKEVRTFNGKEYLLEEAFTADFSLVRAYKGDTHGNLVYRKTAQNFNPLVAAAGKVTIAEVEELVEVGELDPEKIHTPSIYVNQLIVGEQEKRIERRTLAQV